From a region of the Bradyrhizobium sp. KBS0727 genome:
- a CDS encoding enoyl-CoA hydratase family protein: MSRPANPVTLPLADYSPKHFLLAVVGGVATVTLNRPERKNPLTFESYRELTDFFRACAMDDEVKTIVVSGAGGNFSSGGDVFEIIGPLVQMDTKGLTAFTRMTGDLVKAMRACPQPIVAAVEGICAGAGAIIAMASDLRLAAVGAKVAFLFNKVGLAGCDMGACAILPRIIGQSRASELLYTGRFMTAEEGERWGFFSRIVTQDAVLAQAQVLAKQISDGPTFANTMTKRMLAMEWAMSVEEAIEAEAVAQALCMTTEDFARAFEAFSNKRTPAFQGN; this comes from the coding sequence ATGAGCAGACCCGCCAACCCCGTGACACTGCCGCTGGCGGATTATTCGCCAAAACATTTCCTGCTCGCCGTGGTCGGTGGTGTCGCCACCGTGACGCTCAATCGTCCCGAGCGGAAGAATCCGCTGACCTTCGAGAGCTATCGCGAACTCACCGATTTCTTCCGCGCCTGCGCGATGGACGATGAGGTGAAAACCATCGTCGTGTCCGGTGCCGGCGGCAATTTCTCGTCCGGCGGCGACGTGTTCGAGATCATCGGTCCGCTGGTGCAGATGGACACCAAGGGTCTGACCGCGTTTACCCGCATGACCGGCGATCTGGTCAAGGCGATGCGGGCGTGTCCGCAGCCGATCGTCGCAGCCGTCGAAGGCATCTGCGCCGGCGCCGGTGCGATCATCGCCATGGCCTCCGACCTGCGGCTGGCCGCTGTCGGCGCCAAGGTCGCGTTCCTGTTCAACAAGGTTGGGCTCGCGGGTTGCGACATGGGCGCCTGTGCGATCCTGCCGCGCATCATCGGACAGTCCCGCGCTTCCGAACTGCTCTATACCGGCCGCTTCATGACCGCTGAGGAAGGCGAGCGCTGGGGCTTTTTCAGCCGGATCGTGACGCAGGACGCCGTGCTGGCACAGGCACAGGTGCTGGCGAAGCAGATTTCCGACGGTCCCACCTTCGCCAACACCATGACCAAGCGTATGCTGGCGATGGAATGGGCGATGTCGGTGGAAGAGGCGATCGAGGCCGAAGCGGTGGCGCAGGCGCTCTGCATGACCACGGAAGATTTTGCTCGCGCGTTCGAGGCGTTCTCGAACAAGCGGACGCCGGCGTTCCAGGGGAATTGA
- a CDS encoding carboxymuconolactone decarboxylase family protein — protein MDTSEMYARGLRRRKAMFGDADVEKRMAAAGEFGAPLQNIINAYVYGDVWERSGLSSDIRSLVMLGITAASGKPAEFRVHAKGALANGCTKEQVQDVLLLVAMYCGVPAAIETNRIAAQIFGEVPASDPAAET, from the coding sequence GTGGACACCAGCGAAATGTACGCGCGCGGCTTGCGCCGGCGCAAGGCGATGTTCGGCGACGCCGACGTCGAGAAGCGGATGGCGGCGGCCGGCGAATTCGGCGCGCCGCTGCAGAACATCATCAACGCCTACGTCTATGGCGATGTCTGGGAGCGCTCCGGCCTTTCCAGCGATATTCGCAGCCTGGTGATGCTGGGCATCACCGCGGCCAGCGGCAAGCCTGCCGAATTTCGCGTCCATGCCAAGGGCGCGCTGGCGAACGGCTGCACCAAGGAGCAGGTGCAGGATGTGCTGCTGCTGGTGGCGATGTATTGCGGCGTGCCGGCGGCAATCGAAACCAACCGGATCGCGGCGCAGATTTTCGGCGAAGTGCCGGCTTCCGACCCGGCGGCCGAAACCTAG
- a CDS encoding amidohydrolase, with protein sequence MPMKPVPTIDAHHHIWRLNDLPWLAGPQVPRIFGPYQPICRDYPISEYRSDMAGCDIVKSIYIQTNWPAGKSFDEARWVQSVADETGWPHANVAHADLADSDAGSLLRRLADLPATRGIRQQLHWHENPQYRFAPRLDVMKDADWRRGLARLSDHGLLFELQIFASQMADGAALARGFPDTVFVLEHAGMLEDMSPAGWQLWRDGMAALAQCRNVNVKLSGLGTFVHACRDDVIGPIVRETVALFGADRCFFGSNFPIEKLWTDYGTLYRTFRNAIAHLDEAEQSAILHDTAARLYRI encoded by the coding sequence ATGCCCATGAAGCCTGTTCCGACCATCGACGCCCACCATCACATCTGGCGGCTGAACGATCTGCCCTGGCTTGCGGGGCCGCAGGTGCCGCGGATCTTCGGGCCCTATCAGCCGATCTGCCGCGACTATCCGATCTCCGAATACCGCAGCGACATGGCCGGCTGCGATATCGTCAAATCGATCTACATCCAGACCAACTGGCCCGCGGGCAAGAGTTTTGACGAAGCGCGGTGGGTGCAGTCGGTGGCCGACGAGACCGGCTGGCCGCACGCCAACGTCGCGCATGCCGACTTGGCCGATTCCGACGCCGGTTCGTTGCTGCGCCGTCTCGCTGATTTGCCGGCCACGCGCGGGATTCGCCAGCAACTGCATTGGCACGAAAATCCGCAATATCGCTTTGCGCCGCGGCTCGACGTCATGAAGGACGCCGATTGGCGCCGCGGACTGGCGCGCCTTTCCGATCACGGCCTGCTGTTCGAACTGCAGATCTTTGCGAGCCAGATGGCCGATGGCGCGGCGCTTGCGCGCGGGTTCCCGGATACGGTATTCGTGCTCGAACACGCCGGCATGCTGGAAGACATGTCGCCTGCGGGCTGGCAGCTGTGGCGCGACGGCATGGCCGCGTTGGCGCAATGCCGCAACGTCAACGTCAAGCTCTCCGGGCTTGGCACCTTCGTTCATGCCTGCCGCGACGATGTCATCGGTCCGATCGTGAGGGAGACTGTGGCGTTGTTCGGCGCGGATCGCTGTTTCTTCGGCAGCAATTTTCCGATCGAGAAACTGTGGACGGACTACGGCACTTTGTACCGGACCTTCCGCAATGCTATCGCGCATCTCGACGAGGCCGAGCAGTCTGCCATCCTGCACGACACCGCGGCGAGGCTTTATCGGATTTGA
- a CDS encoding cupin domain-containing protein, with translation MKTEIAGITRANEGMQGISWNILGQTYVPKHLTEHSFSWHATFPPETFVPPHIHPDQDEYLYILEGKLDFFLDGAETQGSPGDLVRLPMGKPHGIFNKSGRTAKTLFWVSPTRRLYDLFWGIHNMKEQTPDAVVALAAEHNIHFLPPPPGA, from the coding sequence ATGAAAACCGAAATCGCCGGGATCACCCGGGCCAACGAGGGCATGCAGGGCATCTCCTGGAACATCCTCGGCCAGACCTATGTACCGAAACACCTCACCGAGCATTCCTTCTCATGGCATGCGACCTTCCCGCCCGAGACCTTCGTGCCGCCGCATATTCATCCGGACCAGGACGAGTATCTCTACATCCTCGAAGGCAAGCTCGACTTCTTCCTCGACGGCGCCGAAACGCAAGGGTCGCCGGGCGATCTCGTGCGGCTGCCGATGGGCAAGCCGCATGGCATCTTCAACAAGTCCGGGCGGACTGCGAAAACGCTGTTCTGGGTGTCACCGACGCGCCGGCTCTACGATCTGTTCTGGGGTATCCACAACATGAAGGAACAGACCCCGGACGCCGTGGTGGCGCTGGCCGCCGAGCACAACATCCACTTCCTGCCGCCGCCTCCGGGGGCGTGA
- a CDS encoding alpha/beta hydrolase: MNADVDYEVEYNNRARVPENPAIMAGWARDAQAYRELHQGRSKVLAYGPGERHRIDLFAGNGTGPIVVFIHGGYWQALDGSFFSHLAGGLNAHGIDVAVPSYDLCPNVSVADIIEQMRTATRELAKLGRPLVMSGHSAGGHLAACLLATDWRALDAALPEDLVTAAYTISGLFDLRPLVPTSINTALKLDDASAKAASPLFWQPPARGSLDAVVGGNESAEYFRQSRIIVDAWGAAGLAARFGTVADANHFTAIAPLADPNSPMTLRLKQLAGR, encoded by the coding sequence TTGAATGCGGATGTGGACTACGAGGTCGAATACAATAATCGCGCGCGGGTGCCGGAAAATCCGGCGATCATGGCCGGCTGGGCGCGCGATGCGCAGGCCTATCGCGAACTGCATCAGGGCCGTTCAAAAGTGCTGGCTTATGGCCCGGGCGAGCGCCATCGGATCGATCTGTTTGCCGGCAATGGAACGGGGCCGATCGTCGTCTTCATTCATGGCGGCTATTGGCAGGCGCTCGATGGCTCCTTCTTCAGCCATTTGGCTGGCGGATTGAATGCGCACGGGATCGATGTCGCGGTGCCGAGCTACGACCTTTGCCCCAACGTTTCCGTCGCCGACATCATCGAACAGATGCGAACCGCAACGCGCGAACTCGCAAAGCTCGGGCGCCCGTTGGTCATGAGCGGTCATTCCGCCGGCGGCCATCTCGCCGCCTGCCTGCTGGCGACCGACTGGCGCGCGCTCGATGCGGCATTGCCGGAAGATCTGGTGACGGCGGCCTACACCATATCGGGCCTGTTCGACCTGCGGCCGCTGGTTCCGACCTCGATCAACACCGCGCTGAAGCTCGACGACGCGTCGGCGAAGGCGGCCAGCCCCTTGTTCTGGCAGCCACCGGCGCGCGGCTCGCTTGATGCGGTGGTCGGCGGCAACGAAAGCGCCGAATATTTCCGGCAGAGCCGGATCATTGTCGACGCCTGGGGCGCGGCAGGCCTTGCGGCGCGGTTTGGCACCGTTGCCGATGCCAACCATTTTACCGCGATTGCGCCGCTGGCCGATCCGAACTCGCCGATGACGCTGCGGCTGAAGCAACTGGCCGGGCGCTAG
- a CDS encoding SDR family NAD(P)-dependent oxidoreductase yields MSKLSRSSHALVTGGGRGIGRAVAAALTEAGATVTILGRNRATLDEAVASGAAQFAEVADVADQASVKSVIAEAARRQPIDILVANAGAAESAPFGRSEAALFQRMMDVNFMGVVHATQAVLPGMIERRHGRIVAIASTAGLKGYAYVSAYSAAKHAVIGLVRSLALETARSGVTVNAVCPGFTETDLLEGSIDNIMKKTGRGREQAVAELSKHNPQGRLVTPQEVADAVLWLCGEGAAAITGQAIAVAGGEV; encoded by the coding sequence ATGTCGAAACTTTCGCGTTCCTCCCATGCGCTCGTCACCGGTGGCGGGCGCGGCATCGGCCGTGCGGTGGCCGCGGCGCTGACAGAGGCGGGTGCGACGGTCACCATTCTCGGCCGCAATCGCGCCACGCTTGATGAGGCCGTTGCATCGGGCGCGGCGCAGTTCGCCGAAGTGGCCGATGTTGCCGATCAGGCTTCGGTGAAATCGGTGATCGCGGAAGCGGCTCGCCGCCAGCCGATCGACATCCTGGTCGCCAATGCCGGGGCTGCGGAATCCGCCCCCTTCGGCCGCTCCGAGGCGGCACTGTTCCAGCGGATGATGGACGTCAATTTCATGGGCGTGGTGCATGCCACGCAGGCGGTGCTGCCCGGTATGATCGAGCGCCGCCACGGCCGGATTGTCGCGATTGCATCGACGGCGGGTCTCAAGGGCTATGCCTATGTCAGCGCCTATAGCGCCGCCAAGCATGCGGTGATCGGCCTGGTGCGCTCGCTGGCGCTGGAGACGGCGAGGAGCGGCGTCACCGTCAATGCGGTTTGTCCCGGGTTCACCGAGACCGATCTGCTCGAAGGCTCGATCGACAACATCATGAAGAAGACCGGCCGCGGCCGCGAGCAGGCGGTGGCCGAATTGTCGAAACACAACCCGCAAGGACGCCTCGTGACGCCACAGGAAGTCGCTGACGCCGTGCTGTGGCTGTGCGGCGAAGGTGCTGCCGCCATCACCGGACAAGCCATCGCGGTGGCTGGCGGCGAAGTCTGA
- a CDS encoding bifunctional salicylyl-CoA 5-hydroxylase/oxidoreductase translates to MKIAIIGGGPAGLYAAILLKKQRPQAEITVYERNRADDTFGFGVVFSDATLDNFEKYDPPSYRRITQEFAYWDDIAVHFRGTVHRVGGNGFCGCSRRMLLLILQERARELGVTLKFETDIDDESRFADADLVVLADGINSRFRDKYTDHFQPEVDLRSNKFAWMGSTRPLDAFTFIFQETEWGPFIAHAYQYEAGRSTWIFETDAETFARAGLEGLSERQSADRMAEIFGWFLDGHPLLTNRSMWRNFPMIRSQRWVKGNMVLLGDAKATAHFSIGSGTKLAMEDAIALGDAMAQAPTVEGALQKYEQGRREEVEKTQHAADVSLVWFEHVDRFWDFDPVQFAFGVMTRAKAITYDNLTLRAPEFVREVDRAFATQVRSKGFDVDLDKPVAPMFQPLRLREMEVANRAVVSPMCMYSANEGMPGDFHLVHYGSRAIGGAGLIFTEMTCVGRDARITPGCTGLWNDEQQAAWTHIVDFVHANSAAKICLQLGHAGRKGATKLMWEGMDRPLEQGGWDTVSASPIPYFPDSQVPRELDRAAMDHVKAEFVAATERGEACGFDMLELHCAHGYLLASFISPLTNTRTDDYGGTLANRLRYPLEVFAAMRAAWPAHKPMSVRISATDWAEGGITGDDAVAVARAFGEAGVDLIDVSTGQTVRDAQPVYGRMFQTPFSEQVRNEARVATMCVGNITTSDQVNTILAAGRADLVALGRPHLVDPSFTMRAAAWYGADIACPQQYLPGKEQIFRNSVRDRQDFDDLKIKGKPKTRAELKAEATKPLAAE, encoded by the coding sequence ATGAAGATCGCGATAATCGGTGGCGGACCGGCCGGTCTCTATGCCGCGATCCTTTTGAAGAAGCAGCGGCCGCAGGCCGAGATCACCGTCTATGAGCGCAACCGCGCCGATGACACCTTTGGTTTCGGCGTGGTGTTCTCCGATGCGACGCTGGATAACTTCGAAAAGTACGATCCGCCGAGCTACCGCCGCATCACCCAGGAATTCGCCTATTGGGACGATATCGCCGTGCATTTCCGCGGCACCGTACATCGGGTCGGCGGCAACGGCTTTTGCGGCTGCTCGCGCCGCATGCTGCTGCTGATCCTGCAGGAGCGCGCCCGAGAACTCGGCGTGACGCTTAAGTTCGAAACCGATATCGACGACGAGAGCAGGTTTGCCGATGCCGATCTCGTGGTGCTGGCCGACGGCATCAACAGCCGCTTCCGCGACAAATACACCGATCATTTCCAGCCCGAAGTCGACCTGCGCTCCAACAAGTTCGCCTGGATGGGCTCGACCCGGCCGCTGGACGCCTTCACCTTCATCTTCCAGGAGACCGAGTGGGGGCCGTTCATTGCCCACGCCTATCAATACGAGGCCGGTCGCTCGACCTGGATCTTTGAGACCGATGCCGAGACCTTTGCGCGGGCAGGCCTCGAAGGGTTGAGCGAACGGCAATCCGCCGATCGCATGGCAGAGATCTTTGGCTGGTTCCTCGACGGCCATCCGCTGCTGACCAACCGCTCGATGTGGCGCAATTTTCCGATGATCCGCAGCCAGCGCTGGGTCAAAGGCAACATGGTGCTGCTCGGCGATGCCAAGGCGACCGCGCACTTCTCGATCGGCTCCGGCACCAAGCTTGCGATGGAGGACGCGATCGCGCTTGGCGACGCGATGGCGCAGGCGCCGACGGTGGAAGGCGCTTTACAGAAGTATGAGCAGGGCCGCCGCGAGGAGGTCGAGAAGACCCAACACGCCGCCGACGTGTCGCTGGTCTGGTTCGAGCATGTCGACCGGTTCTGGGATTTCGATCCCGTACAGTTTGCGTTCGGCGTCATGACCCGCGCCAAGGCCATCACCTACGATAACCTGACGCTGCGGGCGCCGGAATTTGTCCGCGAGGTCGACAGGGCCTTTGCGACGCAGGTTCGCTCAAAAGGATTTGACGTCGATCTCGACAAGCCGGTAGCGCCGATGTTCCAGCCGCTCCGGCTGCGCGAGATGGAAGTGGCGAACCGCGCGGTGGTGTCGCCGATGTGCATGTACTCGGCGAACGAGGGCATGCCCGGCGATTTTCACCTCGTGCATTACGGGTCGCGTGCGATCGGCGGGGCGGGTTTGATCTTCACCGAGATGACCTGTGTCGGCCGCGACGCCCGGATCACGCCCGGCTGCACCGGGTTGTGGAACGACGAGCAGCAGGCGGCGTGGACGCACATTGTCGATTTCGTTCACGCCAATTCCGCCGCCAAAATCTGCCTGCAGTTGGGTCATGCCGGCCGCAAGGGCGCGACCAAACTGATGTGGGAGGGCATGGACCGGCCACTGGAACAGGGCGGCTGGGACACGGTGTCGGCGTCGCCGATCCCTTACTTCCCGGATAGCCAGGTGCCGCGCGAGTTGGATCGCGCCGCGATGGACCACGTCAAGGCCGAGTTCGTCGCCGCGACCGAACGCGGCGAAGCCTGCGGCTTCGATATGCTGGAGCTGCACTGCGCCCACGGCTATCTGCTGGCGAGTTTCATTTCGCCGCTGACCAACACGCGGACGGATGACTATGGCGGCACGCTCGCCAACCGGCTGCGCTATCCGCTGGAAGTGTTTGCGGCGATGCGCGCGGCCTGGCCCGCGCACAAGCCGATGTCGGTGCGGATCTCCGCGACCGACTGGGCCGAAGGCGGCATCACCGGCGATGACGCGGTCGCGGTCGCGCGTGCGTTCGGCGAGGCCGGCGTCGACCTGATCGACGTTTCCACCGGCCAGACCGTGCGCGACGCCCAGCCGGTCTACGGGCGGATGTTCCAGACGCCGTTCTCCGAACAGGTCCGCAACGAGGCCCGGGTCGCCACCATGTGCGTCGGCAACATCACCACGTCGGACCAGGTCAACACCATCCTCGCCGCCGGGCGCGCCGACCTGGTGGCGCTGGGCCGGCCGCATCTGGTCGATCCGTCGTTCACGATGCGGGCGGCGGCCTGGTATGGCGCCGATATCGCCTGTCCGCAGCAATATCTGCCCGGCAAGGAGCAGATTTTCCGCAACAGTGTTCGCGACCGGCAGGATTTCGACGACCTCAAAATTAAGGGTAAGCCGAAAACACGGGCGGAGCTGAAGGCGGAGGCGACAAAGCCGCTTGCAGCCGAATAG
- a CDS encoding flavin-dependent oxidoreductase, whose protein sequence is MKAIIVGGGIGGLTTALMLRARGIDCELFEQSDTIRELGVGINTLPHAIRELAGLGLLDRLDAAAIRTDELYYLNRHGQEVWREPRGLGAGHDVPQFSIHRGRLQSVIHRAVEERLGREAIHTGCRLGAFAQHEGGVIAHFFDRTGSHVKTAQGDVLVGADGIHSRVREMLFPDEGPPCWNGLMLWRGARDWPAFLTGNSMIVAGGLNAKVVVYPIAEGSSPASRLTNWAVLVKVGENNAPPPRREDWSRLGKREELMPHVERFKVPHVDARSLISATPEFYEYPCCDRDPLPYWTWGRVTLLGDAAHPMYPVGSNGASQAILDARALADSLAHAEHPRQALLAYEQKRLPMTADIVRSNRRGGPEGVIDAVEQLAPDGFTDIEKVLSHAQREAIVRGYASKAGFAAPTLGLAAVRA, encoded by the coding sequence ATGAAGGCGATCATCGTCGGAGGCGGCATCGGGGGCCTTACCACGGCGCTGATGCTGCGCGCGCGCGGCATCGACTGCGAATTGTTCGAACAGTCCGATACCATCCGCGAACTCGGCGTCGGCATCAACACGTTGCCGCATGCGATCCGCGAACTGGCCGGTCTTGGGCTACTGGATCGGCTGGATGCTGCCGCGATCCGCACTGATGAATTGTATTACCTCAATCGCCACGGCCAGGAGGTCTGGCGCGAGCCGCGCGGCCTCGGGGCCGGTCACGACGTGCCGCAGTTCTCGATCCACCGCGGCCGTCTGCAGAGCGTCATTCATCGCGCCGTCGAGGAACGGCTGGGCAGGGAAGCGATCCACACCGGTTGCCGGCTCGGCGCCTTCGCGCAGCATGAAGGCGGCGTGATCGCGCATTTCTTCGACCGCACCGGGTCGCACGTCAAGACCGCGCAGGGCGACGTGCTTGTTGGCGCCGACGGCATCCATTCGCGCGTGCGCGAGATGCTGTTTCCGGACGAGGGCCCGCCGTGCTGGAACGGCCTGATGTTGTGGCGCGGCGCGCGCGACTGGCCGGCGTTCCTGACCGGCAACTCGATGATCGTCGCCGGCGGCTTAAATGCCAAGGTCGTGGTCTATCCGATCGCCGAAGGATCGAGCCCGGCGAGCCGGCTGACCAACTGGGCGGTGCTGGTCAAGGTTGGCGAGAACAACGCCCCGCCGCCGCGCCGCGAGGACTGGTCGCGCCTCGGCAAGCGCGAGGAACTGATGCCGCATGTCGAGCGGTTCAAGGTGCCGCATGTTGATGCGCGCAGCCTGATCTCGGCGACGCCGGAATTTTACGAATATCCGTGCTGCGACCGCGATCCCTTGCCGTACTGGACCTGGGGACGGGTCACGCTGCTCGGCGACGCCGCGCATCCGATGTATCCGGTCGGCTCAAACGGGGCATCGCAGGCGATCCTCGACGCCCGCGCGCTGGCGGATTCGCTGGCGCATGCCGAACATCCGCGTCAGGCGCTGCTGGCCTACGAGCAGAAGCGCCTGCCGATGACGGCCGACATCGTGCGCTCGAACCGCCGCGGCGGGCCCGAGGGCGTCATCGACGCCGTCGAGCAACTGGCGCCCGACGGCTTTACCGATATCGAGAAGGTGCTGAGCCACGCCCAGCGTGAGGCGATCGTGCGCGGCTATGCGTCGAAGGCAGGATTTGCCGCGCCGACGCTGGGGCTGGCGGCGGTGCGGGCGTAA
- a CDS encoding MarR family winged helix-turn-helix transcriptional regulator: MILDSETKAVELPEDHGDEIRLWLRLLTCTTLIEGEVRSRLRERFDVTLPRFDLMAQLDKVPEGMTLSDVSKRMMVSNGNVTGLVERLVESGHLDRRTSDSDRRVQVIRLTKAGRAEFRKMAAEHELWIADIFGDLTPKDVRELMRLLAKTKGSAQKSAKARMA, encoded by the coding sequence ATGATTCTCGATTCCGAGACCAAGGCCGTCGAGCTCCCGGAGGATCATGGCGACGAAATCAGGCTGTGGCTGCGTCTCCTGACCTGCACCACCCTGATCGAAGGCGAGGTGCGGAGCCGCCTGCGCGAGCGGTTCGACGTCACGCTGCCGCGCTTCGACCTGATGGCCCAGCTCGACAAGGTCCCCGAGGGCATGACGCTGTCGGATGTCTCGAAGCGGATGATGGTCTCGAACGGCAACGTCACCGGCCTGGTCGAGCGCCTTGTCGAATCCGGCCATCTCGACCGCCGCACCTCGGATTCCGACCGCCGGGTCCAGGTGATCCGCCTGACCAAGGCCGGCCGCGCCGAGTTTCGCAAGATGGCGGCGGAGCACGAGTTATGGATCGCCGACATTTTTGGCGACCTGACGCCGAAGGATGTCCGCGAATTGATGCGCCTGCTGGCGAAGACCAAGGGCTCGGCACAGAAATCCGCCAAGGCGCGGATGGCGTAG
- a CDS encoding cupin domain-containing protein — MAALEKGITRNGTGYSGKTWNILGQVYFPKAVTDSTFAFETNSDPGQFVPVHIHPTQDEFILVQDGMLDLKLDGVWVQAKAGDLVRLPRGIPHGYFNKSDKPARALFWVSPTQKLEALFNQLHDLTDVAEIVRISAEHEVNFLPPEANE, encoded by the coding sequence ATGGCGGCGCTCGAAAAAGGCATCACGCGGAACGGCACCGGCTATTCCGGCAAGACCTGGAACATCCTTGGACAGGTCTATTTTCCGAAAGCCGTCACCGACTCGACCTTTGCGTTCGAGACCAACAGCGACCCGGGCCAGTTCGTACCGGTTCATATCCATCCGACTCAGGACGAATTCATCCTGGTGCAGGACGGCATGCTCGACCTGAAGCTCGACGGCGTCTGGGTTCAGGCCAAGGCCGGCGACCTGGTCCGGTTGCCGCGCGGCATTCCGCACGGCTATTTCAATAAATCGGACAAGCCGGCGCGGGCGTTGTTCTGGGTTTCGCCGACCCAGAAGCTGGAGGCGCTGTTCAACCAGTTGCACGACCTGACCGACGTCGCCGAAATCGTGCGCATCTCGGCCGAGCATGAAGTGAATTTCCTGCCGCCGGAAGCGAACGAGTGA
- a CDS encoding ABC transporter substrate-binding protein: MKQSLKLAPLKLAGLAVLLGAAAGPAVAQEKVKIGVIVTLSGPAAGLGQQSRDGFQLAIKDLGGKMAGKEVEVVVVDDELKPDGAVTKVKGLLERDKVDFVVGPIFSNILQAIHRPVTENKTFLISPNAGPSSYAGKECSPFFYVTSYQNDQVHEILGKVAQDRGYKRVYVLVPNYQAGKDSAAGFKLDYKGEIAEESYMPLGTLDFQVELTKIASAKPDALFTFMPGGMGVGLVKQYRQAGLADKIPVLSAFTVDESTLPAQQDAAVGMFGGANWAPDLDNPQSKKFVAAYEAAYNGVPGTYAMQGYDAALLIDSAVKAVKGDLSNKDAVAAALKKADFTSLRGDFKFNTNGYPIQNFYLTKVAKRTDGKFETEIVEKVFSNYGDRYAKDCGAK, encoded by the coding sequence ATGAAGCAGTCGTTGAAACTGGCGCCGTTGAAGCTGGCCGGACTTGCCGTCCTGCTGGGTGCCGCGGCCGGTCCCGCTGTCGCGCAGGAAAAGGTCAAGATCGGCGTGATCGTGACCTTGTCCGGCCCGGCCGCCGGCCTCGGCCAGCAATCGCGCGACGGTTTTCAGCTCGCGATCAAGGATCTCGGCGGCAAGATGGCCGGCAAGGAGGTCGAGGTCGTTGTCGTCGACGACGAACTGAAGCCGGACGGCGCCGTGACCAAGGTCAAGGGTCTCCTGGAACGCGACAAGGTCGACTTCGTCGTCGGGCCGATCTTCTCCAACATCCTGCAGGCCATTCACCGGCCGGTCACCGAGAACAAAACCTTCCTGATCAGCCCGAACGCCGGACCGTCGAGCTACGCCGGCAAGGAATGCAGCCCGTTCTTCTACGTCACCTCGTACCAGAACGACCAGGTTCACGAGATCCTCGGCAAGGTGGCGCAGGATCGCGGCTACAAGCGCGTCTACGTGCTGGTGCCGAACTATCAGGCCGGCAAGGATTCCGCCGCCGGCTTCAAGCTCGATTACAAGGGCGAGATAGCAGAGGAAAGCTACATGCCGCTCGGCACGCTCGACTTCCAGGTCGAGCTCACCAAGATCGCATCCGCCAAGCCCGACGCGCTGTTCACCTTCATGCCAGGCGGCATGGGCGTCGGCCTCGTCAAGCAATACCGGCAGGCCGGCCTCGCCGACAAGATTCCGGTGCTCTCCGCCTTCACCGTCGATGAATCGACGCTGCCGGCGCAGCAGGACGCCGCGGTCGGCATGTTCGGCGGCGCCAACTGGGCCCCCGATCTCGACAATCCGCAGAGCAAGAAGTTCGTTGCCGCCTACGAGGCTGCCTACAACGGCGTACCCGGCACCTATGCGATGCAGGGCTATGACGCGGCGCTGCTGATCGACAGCGCGGTGAAAGCGGTGAAAGGCGACCTCAGCAACAAGGACGCGGTGGCGGCGGCACTGAAGAAGGCCGATTTCACCTCGCTGCGCGGCGATTTCAAGTTCAACACCAACGGCTATCCGATCCAGAATTTCTACCTGACCAAAGTGGCAAAACGCACGGACGGTAAGTTCGAGACCGAGATTGTCGAGAAGGTGTTTTCGAATTACGGCGACCGCTACGCCAAGGACTGCGGCGCGAAATAA